Proteins found in one Syngnathus acus chromosome 9, fSynAcu1.2, whole genome shotgun sequence genomic segment:
- the setbp1 gene encoding SET-binding protein, translating into MEPRDPVGSARPKEAELQGGGAARNEGAGGIGLARSDDVIHGGVSEGEGLEEHGEGLLEEQEFSIKEASFQEGSLKLKIQTTKRTKKPPKNLENYICPPEIRMTIRPPAGEGKGGRQGRAGGVAISGRVQKDEDRGPPRKRTYERQSRIPEQGEGGLLQLLGDPSPPKHQPRNVLLPASTLSPVQPLQHVPTQQFQHIQQHQVSPDWITFRAPSVSPANPADCEPAVELMAAGRSANALMDSNAPFLRTVTQSHSPQRSLTPDLQLPVVTDASILNLTSLSRGKGLQEANDQLFGNIKRKYGRKESQKMLSNPHSADTLWGRQSEKETGSPSNSEDRQRYRQEETTEQFHEEREHRRKDERERTITGRRADDEDRGMPMLTEEGKGRKRRRKPSLDESFSIEEQSLRRQDSNTTEKYPHKPPEHKVAHKLDIHKNDSRLPSQGEIGGEKTEKSERLDRGEKRERVDRPEKDHSTRSGTDPESTFSMNRMKKIPVSRPKSSTDSHKHRDLSLNISKPSFSTSPRLPSPNPSPSPKGSMSPSLSPKPRANFSPSPRPRATLSPSPSHSTISTVSSRSGKTKDRWSYLKARSQNCITSPQRDSCSSPSMVFDPPSAFPITPSSPLYTNTDSLTVHMPLKRKRGRPKKQPLLTVETIHEGTSTSPLSPLAQETPAGLNRRRKTNPPNTAINTTLVQMVSTITSSKSSGPKVKRGRNNSNPINKVKLGKMQSILNEILSSSSRNNTLKSPSAPVTSAMNVMASTIEARLGKQINVSKRGTIYIGKKRGRKPRAETQGSIPPKSVKDKPSMTASSSSLYESSILTATTSSPSSSAPSMRTSHSDATMPSLQPISALPPKPLARGFLSGGWKLSPPRLLANSPSQLSEGASVKEVTLSPISESHSEETIPSDSGIGTDNNSTSDQTEKGPASRRRYSFDLCGFEAAEAAALEATARGNRARIERQAAADNFLSQQEKKQKHNRRKRKCLQSRDQLHFLSELEEVVSKLQQLRVSHRRYTCYPQNPYPSIFRLNFHHYYPITYDTYPCDSSPYIRRSADLKAKRRRGRPAKASEPIASKIPFVQGYGYPLEGGNYYAAPYAVPYTPHLSLGYFPPAPPYYLPHHSLGHIPISPFMRPAVPPPKAFHSSGHAKLQPGVKHRSISGQLQGPSARGEALGSIGSSSAGGLGGGVRLHKRKHKHKHKHKEEPLLSPRDRQELGGLFSGAKASSHRNLLGDSSSQGPSKHQEKRPNGLGSSLGSTLGMFESEKASSHSLTDGHFHLRPTGQPMNSFMSSYSSQSQQQESSSFLFMGSAENECGSRSRKMRPTVFGDQGLMSLQTARQEPVQMNERSSPSLSGAPGKRRYKRREVEQIQKEVRRMHSLNLDHVQKILRAKRLQRQAKTGNNIIKRRPGRPRKQPLDDESAPTVRREEDRAGGRGLDVLAGRTQGMPVLERCDEPAGRQSLRPTLTPEPLEFPNHDSILATIEKVVHRARALPPPAKGGKRRGRGNSRDNLWVPSNQ; encoded by the exons ACATATGAGCGCCAGTCCAGAATACCTGAGCAGGGAGAAGGAGGCCTATTGCAACTACTAGGAGACCCCTCTCCACCCAAACACCAGCCCCGCAACGTTCTTCTTCCCGCATCCACTCTCTCTCCTGTCCAACCATTGCAACACGTCCCCACGCAACAGTTCCAGCACATTCAGCAGCACCAAGTCAGCCCAGACTGGATCACGTTTAGAGCACCTTCGGTTTCTCCGGCCAATCCTGCAGATTGCGAGCCAGCCGTAGAGTTAATGGCAGCCGGTAGGAGTGCAAATGCTCTAATGGATTCAAATGCACCTTTCCTACGAACTGTTACTCAAAGCCACTCACCTCAGAGATCTTTGACGCCAGACCTTCAGTTGCCAGTTGTTACAGATGCCAGTATTCTCAACCTTACCTCTCTCAGCAG GGGGAAAGGTTTGCAGGAAGCTAATGATCAGCTCTTTGGGAACATCAAGAGGAAGTATGGCAGGAAGGAGTCCCAGAAGATGCTTTCTAATCCTCACAGTGCTGACACGCTGTGGGGAAGACAGTCCGAAAAAGAAACAGGAAGCCCATCTAATTCAGAAGACAGGCAGCGCTACAGACAAGAAGAGACGACTGAGCAGTTTCATGAAGAAAGAGAGCATAGAAGAAAAGATGAAAGAGAGCGAACAATTACTGGTAGGAGAGCGGATGACGAGGACAGAGGGATGCCCATGCTGACAGAGGAaggaaaaggaagaaagaGGCGGAGAAAGCCTTCTTTAGATGAGTCCTTTTCTATTGAAGAGCAATCCTTACGACGACAGGACTCTAATACCACTGAGAAGTACCCGCATAAGCCTCCAGAACACAAAGTAGCTCATAAGTTGgacattcacaaaaatgattcCAGACTCCCAAGTCAGGGTGAGATCGGTGGAGAGAAGACGGAGAAAAGCGAAAGACTGGACAGAGGTGAGAAAAGAGAAAGAGTAGACAGGCCAGAAAAGGATCATTCAACTCGGAGTGGGACTGATCCAGAATCAACTTTTAGTATGAACAGAATGAAAAAGATCCCAGTGAGTCGTCCCAAGAGCAGTACTGATTCTCATAAACACAGAGATCTTTCCCTAAACATCAGCAAACCAAGCTTCTCCACAAGTCCCAGACTCCCCAGTCCAAACCCCAGCCCTAGCCCTAAGGGAAGTATGAGTCCGAGCCTAAGCCCTAAACCCAGGGCGAACTTTAGCCCTAGCCCCAGACCGAGGGCCACCCTGAGTCCGAGTCCAAGCCACAGCACCATCTCTACAGTCAGCTCCAGGTCAGGCAAGACTAAAGACAGATGGTCATACCTGAAAGCAAGAAGTCAGAACTGCATCACCTCACCACAGAGAGACAGCTGCAGTAGTCCATCGATGGTATTTGACCCACCCTCGGCCTTCCCTATAACCCCCTCTAGTCCACTCTACACAAATACTGACAGCCTGACCGTCCACATGCCCCTCAAAAGAAAACGAGGACGCCCCAAGAAACAGCCCCTTCTAACTGTAGAAACCATCCATGAGGGGACATCCACTTCACCCCTAAGCCCCCTAGCACAAGAAACCCCTGCCGGACTAAACCGCAGGAGGAAGACCAATCCACCAAACACAGCAATTAATACAACATTAGTCCAAATGGTGTCAACAATTACCAGTTCCAAGTCCAGTGGTCCGAAAGTAAAACGTGGCAGAAACAACTcaaacccaataaataaagtaaagCTTGGCAAGATGCAAAGCATCCTGAATGAAATCCTCTCAAGCTCCAGTAGGAACAACACTCTGAAGTCTCCTTCCGCGCCTGTTACCTCTGCTATGAATGTCATGGCGTCGACCATCGAGGCTCGGCTGGGCAAACAGATAAACGTGAGCAAGAGAGGCACCATCTACATCGGGAAAAAGAGAGGCCGTAAACCCCGAGCTGAAACGCAAGGCTCGATCCCTCCCAAAAGTGTTAAGGACAAGCCCTCCATGACAGCATCCTCGTCCAGTCTGTACGAGAGCTCGATTCTAACCGCCACCACTTCCTCTCCCAGCTCCAGTGCCCCATCGATGAGAACCAGCCACTCTGATGCCACGATGCCTAGTCTGCAGCCCATCTCAGCCCTGCCCCCCAAACCTTTAGCCAGAGGATTTCTCTCTGGGGGATGGAAACTGTCACCCCCACGTCTTTTAGCGAATTCACCCTCACAGCTTTCTGAAGGTGCATCAGTGAAGGAGGTCACCTTGTCTCCCATCAGCGAGTCCCACAGTGAGGAGACTATTCCCAGTGACAGCGGGATCGGGACTGACAACAACAGCACTTCGGATCAAACCGAGAAAGGCCCCGCCTCTCGGCGCAG GTATTCTTTTGATCTATGCGGGTTTGAGGCCGCAGAGGCTGCTGCTCTTGAAGCGACTGCCAGAGGAAACAGAGCTCGAATTGAACGACAAGCTGCTGCGGACAACTTCCTTTCTCAGCAGGAGAAGAAGCAAAAACATAATCGGCGTAAGAGGAAGTGCCTTCAGAGCCGGGATCAGCTTCACTTTCTCTCTGAACTCGAGGAG GTCGTGTCGAAGCTCCAGCAGCTACGAGTGTCTCACCGAAGATATACCTGCTACCCTCAGAATCCCTACCCCTCTATTTTCCGCCTCAACTTTCACCATTACTACCCGATCACCTATGACACGTACCCCTGCGACTCCAGTCCGTATATTCGCAGGAGTGCTGATCTGAAGGCCAAGAGGAGGCGGGGTCGTCCAGCCAAAGCCAGTGAGCCAATCGCCTCGAAAATACCTTTTGTTCAAGGATACGGCTATCCACTGGAAGGGGGGAATTACTATGCAGCACCGTATGCTGTGCCTTACACACCCCATCTCAGCTTAGGCTATTTCCCCCCCGCACCTCCGTACTACCTGCCTCACCACTCCCTTGGTCATATTCCAATATCACCCTTCATGAGACCCGCGGTCCCCCCACCCAAGGCTTTTCACTCCAGTGGACACGCAAAACTTCAACCAGGGGTCAAGCATCGCAGCATCTCTGGTCAACTTCAGGGCCCCTCCGCAAGAGGGGAGGCATTGGGATCCATCGGCAGTAGTAGCGCAGGTGGTCTCGGGGGTGGTGTTCGCCTCCATAAGAGGAAGCACAAGCACAAACATAAGCACAAAGAGGAACCCTTACTTTCTCCACGGGACCGGCAAGAGTTGGGCGGGCTCTTCAGTGGAGCCAAGGCCAGTTCTCATCGCAACCTGCTTGGTGACTCATCCAGTCAGGGCCCTTCCAAGCATCAGGAGAAGAGGCCCAACGGTCTAGGCTCAAGCCTGGGCTCCACTCTAGGGATGTTCGAGTCGGAAAAGGCGTCCTCGCACTCTCTTACCGATGGCCACTTCCACTTGCGTCCGACGGGACAGCCAATGAACAGCTTCATGAGCAGCTACAGTAGCCAATCACAGCAACAAGAATCATCGTCCTTCCTCTTCATGGGGTCAGCGGAGAATGAGTGTGGTTCAAGGAGTAGGAAGATGAGGCCGACTGTGTTTGGAGATCAAGGCCTGATGTCACTGCAAACTGCCAGGCAGGAGCCAGTACAAATGAACGAGCGCTCCAGTCCCTCGCTCTCTG GTGCTCCCGGTAAGCGACGGTACAAGCGCAGAGAGGTGGAACAGATCCAGAAGGAAGTGAGAAGGATGCATTCTTTGAACCTCGATCATGTGCAGAAGATCCTCCGTGCCAAGCGCCTGCAGCGACAAGCCAAAACCGGAAACAACATTATCAAAAGACGACCCGGACGGCCCCGAAAACAACCGCTGGATGATGAATCCGCTCCGACCgtgaggagggaggaggaccGGGCCGGCGGTCGCGGGTTGGACGTGTTGGCCGGAAGGACTCAGGGGATGCCCGTTCTGGAGCGCTGTGATGAACCCGCTGGTAGACAGAGCCTCAGGCCCACTTTGACGCCGGAGCCTCTGGAGTTTCCCAATCACGATTCCATTTTGGCTACCATTGAGAAAGTGGTTCACAGAGCCCGGGCTCTGCCTCCGCCGGCCAAAGGGGGCAAACGCAGGGGCAGGGGCAACAGCAGGGACAACCTATGGGTTCCCTCCAATCAATAG
- the slc14a2 gene encoding urea transporter 2 isoform X2 translates to MPRSLFTKELQPLMAQLDLKRAKARFLKGVSYFSGDMAIFAKWMEKQFFLLQLLDWVLRGAAQVMFVNNPLSGLIIFAGLILQNYWWALNGFVGTLFATISALILRQNRGAIAAGLYGYNGILVGLLMAVFSNAGNWYWWLLLPNIFLSMMCPVVSSALASINSRWDLPVFTLPFNILVCLHIVATGHYNHHFPQVLIQPRTELPNITWEEIDVAKLFMSVPVGVGQVYGCDNPWTGGIFIISLFISSPITCAHAVLGSTIGMLTGLALAAPFGAIYFGLWGYNCVLACIAIGGMFYALTWQVHLLAITCGFFCAYMGSAIANIMSVFGLPACTWPFCLSALTFLLITTETNKIFKLPLAKVTYPEKNLCYFWKMKKQEKQEKIEEEQKKKEEQQRANIDEIILNEKEELRLNLSAMEEANMTQIVIGPQTETEPSDTGEETTTEDNQTHEMLTDYV, encoded by the exons ATGCCGAGGTCACTTTTTACAAAG GAATTGCAACCCTTGATGGCACAACTTGACCTGAA GCGGGCCAAGGCTCGCTTCTTGAAGGGGGTCTCCTATTTCTCCGGAGATATGGCGATTTTTGCAAAGTGGATGGAAA aACAGTTTTTCTTGCTCCAGTTGCTGGACTGGGTCCTGCGTGGGGCCGCCCAGGTAATGTTTGTTAACAACCCATTGAGTGGCCTCATTATCTTTGCGGGCCTCATCCTGCAGAACTACTGGTGGGCATTGAACGGCTTTGTGGGGACTCTCTTTGCCACCATTTCAGCCCTCATTCTGCGGCAGAACAG aggTGCAATTGCTGCGGGACTGTATGGCTACAATGGTATCCTCGTGGGCTTGTTGATGGCTGTCTTCTCCAATGCTGGAAACTGGTACTGGTGGCTCTTGCTGCCCAACATCTTCTTGTCCATGATGTG CCCGGTCGTGTCCAGTGCCTTGGCATCCATTAACAGTCGTTGGGATCTGCCAGTCTTCACGCTGCCATTCAACATTCTGGTGTGCCTCCACATAGTGGCCACAGGTCACTACAACCACCACTTTCCTCAAGTCCTCATCCAACCACGCACCGAGCTGCCTAATATCACCTGGGAGGAAATCGACGTTGCCAAG CTGTTCATGTCGGTGCCTGTGGGAGTTGGCCAGGTCTATGGCTGTGACAACCCTTGGACAGGAGGCATCTTCATCATCTCACTCTTTATCTCCTCCCCCATCACGTGCGCTCACGCTGTCCTCGGATCGACAATTGGCATGCTTACAG GCCTGGCTTTGGCAGCTCCGTTTGGCGCAATTTATTTTGGACTGTGGGGATACAACTGCGTGCTGGCATGCATTGCCATTGGCGGAATGTTTTATGCGCTCACTTGGCAAGTGCATCTGCTGGCTATCACTTGCG GGTTTTTCTGTGCATACATGGGCTCTGCCATCGCCAACATCATGTCAGTG TTTGGTCTCCCAGCCTGCACGTGGCCCTTCTGTCTCTCTGCGCTTACATTTTTGCTCATCACCACAGAAACCAATAAGATCTTTAAGCTGCCACTAGCCAAAGTCACCTACCCAGAGAAAAATCTGTGCTATTTCTGGAAAATGAAGAAGCAGGAGAAGCAGGAGAAGATAGAGGAAGagcagaagaaaaaggaggagCAGCAGAGAGCTAATATTGATGAGATAATATTGAATGAGAAAGAAGAGCTGAGGCTCAACCTCAGTGCCATGGAGGAAGCCAACATGACACAAATTGTCATAGGGCCCCAAACAGAGACAGAGCCAAGTGACACTGGAGAGGAAACAACTACAGAGGACAACCAGACACATGAAATGCTTACAGATTATGTATGA
- the slc14a2 gene encoding urea transporter 2 isoform X1, with translation MPRSLFTKELQPLMAQLDLKCENDKQAVQPAAQVTCLRRAKARFLKGVSYFSGDMAIFAKWMEKQFFLLQLLDWVLRGAAQVMFVNNPLSGLIIFAGLILQNYWWALNGFVGTLFATISALILRQNRGAIAAGLYGYNGILVGLLMAVFSNAGNWYWWLLLPNIFLSMMCPVVSSALASINSRWDLPVFTLPFNILVCLHIVATGHYNHHFPQVLIQPRTELPNITWEEIDVAKLFMSVPVGVGQVYGCDNPWTGGIFIISLFISSPITCAHAVLGSTIGMLTGLALAAPFGAIYFGLWGYNCVLACIAIGGMFYALTWQVHLLAITCGFFCAYMGSAIANIMSVFGLPACTWPFCLSALTFLLITTETNKIFKLPLAKVTYPEKNLCYFWKMKKQEKQEKIEEEQKKKEEQQRANIDEIILNEKEELRLNLSAMEEANMTQIVIGPQTETEPSDTGEETTTEDNQTHEMLTDYV, from the exons ATGCCGAGGTCACTTTTTACAAAG GAATTGCAACCCTTGATGGCACAACTTGACCTGAAGTGTGAGAATGACAAGCAGGCCGTCCAGCCAGCGGCACAAGTCACGTGCCTAAGGCGGGCCAAGGCTCGCTTCTTGAAGGGGGTCTCCTATTTCTCCGGAGATATGGCGATTTTTGCAAAGTGGATGGAAA aACAGTTTTTCTTGCTCCAGTTGCTGGACTGGGTCCTGCGTGGGGCCGCCCAGGTAATGTTTGTTAACAACCCATTGAGTGGCCTCATTATCTTTGCGGGCCTCATCCTGCAGAACTACTGGTGGGCATTGAACGGCTTTGTGGGGACTCTCTTTGCCACCATTTCAGCCCTCATTCTGCGGCAGAACAG aggTGCAATTGCTGCGGGACTGTATGGCTACAATGGTATCCTCGTGGGCTTGTTGATGGCTGTCTTCTCCAATGCTGGAAACTGGTACTGGTGGCTCTTGCTGCCCAACATCTTCTTGTCCATGATGTG CCCGGTCGTGTCCAGTGCCTTGGCATCCATTAACAGTCGTTGGGATCTGCCAGTCTTCACGCTGCCATTCAACATTCTGGTGTGCCTCCACATAGTGGCCACAGGTCACTACAACCACCACTTTCCTCAAGTCCTCATCCAACCACGCACCGAGCTGCCTAATATCACCTGGGAGGAAATCGACGTTGCCAAG CTGTTCATGTCGGTGCCTGTGGGAGTTGGCCAGGTCTATGGCTGTGACAACCCTTGGACAGGAGGCATCTTCATCATCTCACTCTTTATCTCCTCCCCCATCACGTGCGCTCACGCTGTCCTCGGATCGACAATTGGCATGCTTACAG GCCTGGCTTTGGCAGCTCCGTTTGGCGCAATTTATTTTGGACTGTGGGGATACAACTGCGTGCTGGCATGCATTGCCATTGGCGGAATGTTTTATGCGCTCACTTGGCAAGTGCATCTGCTGGCTATCACTTGCG GGTTTTTCTGTGCATACATGGGCTCTGCCATCGCCAACATCATGTCAGTG TTTGGTCTCCCAGCCTGCACGTGGCCCTTCTGTCTCTCTGCGCTTACATTTTTGCTCATCACCACAGAAACCAATAAGATCTTTAAGCTGCCACTAGCCAAAGTCACCTACCCAGAGAAAAATCTGTGCTATTTCTGGAAAATGAAGAAGCAGGAGAAGCAGGAGAAGATAGAGGAAGagcagaagaaaaaggaggagCAGCAGAGAGCTAATATTGATGAGATAATATTGAATGAGAAAGAAGAGCTGAGGCTCAACCTCAGTGCCATGGAGGAAGCCAACATGACACAAATTGTCATAGGGCCCCAAACAGAGACAGAGCCAAGTGACACTGGAGAGGAAACAACTACAGAGGACAACCAGACACATGAAATGCTTACAGATTATGTATGA